From the Burkholderia glumae LMG 2196 = ATCC 33617 genome, one window contains:
- a CDS encoding NAD(P)(+) transhydrogenase (Re/Si-specific) subunit beta produces the protein MSLNLVTLLYLVASVCFIQALKGLSNPKSARRGNLFGMVGMAIAMLTTVALIAKQAAWLGANLPLGLALVLGALVVGGAVGAYVAARVEMTKMPELVAAMHSLIGLAAVSIAYAVVAEPEAFGLVPQDAVAANFIPYGNRIELFIGTFVGAITFSGSVIAFGKLSGKYRFRLFQGAPVVYPGQHLINLMLALGMLGFGVLFFLTQSWLPFIIMTAIAFALGVLIIIPIGGADMPVVVSMLNSYSGWAAAGIGFSLNNPMLIIAGSLVGSSGAILSYIMCHAMNRSFFNVILGGFGGEAAAAGAGAAKEQRPVKSGSADDAAFMLGNAETVVIVPGYGLAVARAQHALKELTDKLVAKGIDVRYAIHPVAGRMPGHMNVLLAEAEVPYDLVYEMDDINNEFGQTDVVLVLGANDVVNPAAKNDPASPIAGMPILEAYKARTVIVNKRSMASGYAGLDNELFYMDKTMMVFGDAKKVVEDMVKAVE, from the coding sequence ATGAGCCTGAACCTCGTCACGCTGCTGTACCTGGTCGCCTCGGTCTGCTTTATCCAGGCGCTGAAGGGCCTGTCGAATCCGAAGAGCGCGCGCCGCGGCAACCTGTTCGGCATGGTCGGCATGGCGATCGCGATGCTCACCACGGTCGCGCTGATCGCGAAGCAGGCCGCCTGGCTCGGCGCGAACCTGCCGCTCGGGCTCGCGCTGGTGCTCGGCGCGCTGGTGGTGGGCGGCGCGGTGGGCGCCTATGTGGCCGCGCGCGTCGAAATGACGAAGATGCCCGAGCTGGTGGCCGCGATGCACTCGCTGATCGGCCTCGCGGCGGTCTCGATCGCCTACGCGGTGGTGGCCGAGCCGGAGGCGTTCGGGCTGGTGCCGCAGGATGCCGTCGCGGCGAACTTCATCCCCTACGGCAACCGCATCGAGCTGTTCATCGGCACCTTCGTCGGCGCGATCACGTTCTCGGGCTCGGTGATCGCGTTCGGCAAGCTGTCCGGCAAGTACCGGTTCCGGCTGTTCCAGGGCGCGCCGGTGGTCTATCCGGGCCAGCACCTGATCAACCTGATGCTCGCGCTCGGCATGCTCGGCTTCGGCGTGCTGTTCTTCCTCACCCAGTCGTGGCTGCCGTTCATCATCATGACGGCGATCGCCTTCGCGCTCGGCGTGCTGATCATCATCCCGATCGGCGGCGCGGACATGCCGGTGGTGGTGTCGATGCTCAATTCCTACTCGGGATGGGCCGCGGCCGGGATCGGCTTCTCGCTGAACAACCCGATGCTGATCATCGCCGGCTCGCTGGTGGGCTCGTCGGGGGCGATCCTCTCGTACATCATGTGCCATGCGATGAACCGCTCGTTCTTCAACGTGATCCTGGGCGGCTTCGGCGGCGAGGCGGCAGCAGCCGGCGCGGGGGCCGCGAAGGAGCAGCGGCCGGTGAAGTCGGGCTCGGCCGACGACGCGGCGTTCATGCTCGGCAATGCCGAGACGGTGGTGATCGTGCCGGGCTACGGCCTGGCCGTGGCGCGCGCGCAGCATGCGCTGAAGGAGCTGACCGACAAGCTGGTCGCCAAGGGCATCGACGTGCGCTACGCGATCCATCCGGTGGCCGGGCGCATGCCGGGGCACATGAACGTGCTGCTGGCCGAGGCCGAGGTGCCGTACGACCTCGTCTACGAGATGGACGACATCAACAACGAGTTCGGGCAGACCGACGTGGTGCTGGTGCTCGGCGCCAACGACGTGGTGAACCCGGCCGCGAAGAACGATCCGGCCTCGCCGATCGCCGGCATGCCGATCCTCGAGGCCTACAAGGCGCGCACCGTGATCGTCAACAAGCGCTCGATGGCCTCGGGCTACGCCGGGCTCGACAACGAGCTGTTCTACATGGACAAGACCATGATGGTGTTCGGCGACGCCAAGAAGGTGGTCGAGGACATGGTGAAGGCGGTCGAATAG
- a CDS encoding NAD(P) transhydrogenase subunit alpha, whose translation MEIINHTVINVIIFVLAVYVGYHVVWNVTPALHTPLMAVTNAISAIVIVGAMLAAALTVGATGKVFGTIAVALAAVNVFGGFLVTRRMLEMFRKKEPKRGGAAGKEGAQ comes from the coding sequence ATGGAAATCATCAATCACACCGTGATCAACGTGATCATCTTCGTGCTGGCCGTCTACGTCGGCTACCACGTGGTCTGGAACGTCACCCCGGCACTGCACACGCCGCTGATGGCCGTCACCAACGCGATCTCGGCGATCGTGATCGTCGGCGCGATGCTGGCCGCGGCGCTGACCGTCGGCGCCACCGGCAAGGTGTTCGGCACCATCGCGGTGGCGCTCGCGGCCGTCAACGTGTTCGGCGGCTTCCTCGTCACGCGGCGCATGCTGGAGATGTTCCGCAAGAAGGAGCCCAAGCGCGGCGGCGCGGCGGGCAAGGAGGGCGCGCAATGA
- a CDS encoding helix-turn-helix transcriptional regulator, whose amino-acid sequence MAEWLSVSPRTVYRDVRDLQLSGVPIEGEAGIGYRLNRAAHLPPLTFTSEELAALAAGARMLESWGGATLAGGARSALAKIASAMPADKRVALDRLPLFAPSIHVDAAFREAVDALQLAIDGRRVVRLSYRDKRDAPSERRVWPLGMAYWGGQWTVAAWCELRGAFRNFDLARMRGIVACEVYPDVAGRRLADFLRTVERGSH is encoded by the coding sequence CTGGCCGAATGGCTGTCGGTATCGCCGCGCACGGTCTATCGCGACGTCCGCGACCTGCAGCTGTCGGGCGTGCCGATCGAGGGCGAGGCGGGGATCGGCTACCGCCTGAACCGCGCCGCGCACCTGCCGCCGCTGACCTTCACCAGCGAGGAGCTGGCGGCGCTCGCGGCCGGCGCGCGCATGCTCGAATCGTGGGGCGGCGCGACCCTGGCGGGCGGGGCACGCTCGGCGCTCGCCAAGATCGCCTCGGCGATGCCGGCCGACAAGCGCGTCGCGCTCGACCGCCTGCCCCTGTTCGCGCCGTCGATCCACGTGGACGCGGCGTTCCGCGAGGCCGTCGACGCGCTTCAGCTGGCCATCGACGGCCGGCGCGTCGTGCGCCTTTCCTATCGCGACAAGCGGGATGCGCCGAGCGAGCGGCGCGTCTGGCCGCTCGGCATGGCGTACTGGGGCGGGCAGTGGACGGTGGCCGCCTGGTGCGAGCTGCGCGGCGCGTTCCGCAATTTCGACCTCGCGCGGATGCGCGGCATCGTGGCCTGCGAGGTCTATCCCGACGTCGCGGGGCGCCGGCTCGCCGATTTCCTGCGCACCGTGGAGCGCGGCAGCCACTGA
- a CDS encoding FMN-binding glutamate synthase family protein yields MFARRYLAMWCATLALVLLAALAYGHLIAWPWLLIPAGFVALGLWDLNQDRHAILRNYPLWGHFRFMFEFIRPEIRQYFVEDDTEEKPFSRAQRSVVYQRAKNVADNRPYGTELNVKAVAHEWISHSLAPTRLANHDFRIRVGAARAQPYDISIFNISAMSFGSLSANAIRALNLGARKGGFAHDTGEGSLSKYHREHGGDIIWEIASGYFGCRNDDGTFNPDKFAKQAADAQVKMIEVKLSQGAKPGHGGVLPAAKITPEIAETRGVPMGQDCISPASHSEFSTPRGLLEFVERLRTLSGGKPTGFKLCIGHPWEFFGIAKAMLETGILPDFIVVDGAEGGTGAAPLEFTDHVGVPLQEGLLLVHNTLVGIGLRERVKLGASGKIITAFDVARTLAIGADWVNSARGFMFAVGCIQAQTCHTGRCPTGVATQDEVRQRALVVPDKSERVYNFHRNTLHALQELVQAAGLAHPADLRAHHLVQRVAPHEVRLMSELLKYVKPGALLSGEKLGLTLYDTWWPAARSDTFAIGDAAYAAYD; encoded by the coding sequence ATGTTTGCAAGACGTTATCTCGCGATGTGGTGCGCGACGCTCGCGCTCGTGCTGCTCGCCGCCCTCGCCTACGGCCACTTGATCGCCTGGCCATGGCTGCTGATCCCGGCCGGGTTCGTCGCGCTCGGCCTCTGGGACCTGAACCAGGATCGTCACGCGATCCTGCGGAACTACCCGCTCTGGGGCCATTTCCGCTTCATGTTCGAATTCATCCGCCCGGAGATCCGCCAGTATTTCGTCGAGGACGACACCGAGGAAAAGCCGTTCTCGCGCGCGCAGCGCAGCGTGGTCTACCAGCGCGCGAAGAACGTGGCCGACAACCGGCCCTACGGCACCGAGCTGAACGTCAAGGCGGTCGCCCACGAGTGGATCAGCCACTCGCTCGCGCCCACCCGGCTCGCCAACCACGACTTCCGGATCCGCGTCGGCGCGGCGCGCGCGCAGCCCTACGACATCTCGATCTTCAACATCTCGGCGATGAGCTTCGGCTCGCTGTCGGCGAACGCGATCCGCGCGCTGAACCTGGGCGCCAGGAAGGGCGGCTTCGCGCACGACACCGGCGAGGGCTCGCTCTCGAAGTATCACCGCGAGCACGGCGGCGACATCATCTGGGAGATCGCCTCGGGCTACTTCGGATGCCGCAACGACGACGGCACCTTCAACCCCGACAAGTTCGCGAAGCAGGCCGCCGATGCCCAGGTGAAGATGATCGAGGTGAAGCTCTCGCAGGGAGCGAAGCCGGGCCACGGCGGCGTGCTGCCGGCCGCCAAGATCACGCCCGAGATCGCCGAGACGCGCGGCGTGCCGATGGGCCAGGACTGCATCTCGCCCGCCTCGCATTCGGAGTTCTCGACGCCGCGCGGCCTGCTCGAATTCGTCGAGCGGCTGCGCACGCTGTCGGGCGGCAAGCCCACCGGCTTCAAGCTCTGCATCGGCCACCCGTGGGAATTCTTCGGCATCGCCAAGGCGATGCTCGAGACCGGCATCCTGCCCGACTTCATCGTGGTGGACGGCGCCGAGGGCGGCACCGGCGCGGCGCCGCTCGAATTCACCGACCACGTGGGCGTGCCGCTGCAGGAAGGGCTGCTGCTGGTCCACAACACGCTGGTCGGCATCGGCCTGCGCGAGCGCGTCAAGCTCGGCGCGAGCGGCAAGATCATCACCGCGTTCGACGTGGCGCGCACCCTCGCGATCGGCGCGGACTGGGTGAATTCGGCGCGCGGCTTCATGTTCGCGGTCGGCTGCATCCAGGCGCAGACCTGCCACACCGGCCGCTGCCCGACCGGCGTCGCGACCCAGGACGAGGTGCGCCAGCGCGCGCTGGTGGTGCCCGACAAGTCCGAGCGCGTCTACAACTTCCACCGCAACACGCTGCATGCGCTGCAGGAGCTGGTGCAGGCAGCCGGCCTCGCCCACCCGGCCGACCTGCGCGCGCATCACCTCGTGCAGCGCGTCGCGCCGCACGAGGTCCGGCTGATGTCGGAACTGCTGAAGTACGTGAAGCCGGGCGCGCTGCTGTCGGGCGAGAAGCTCGGCCTCACGCTCTACGACACCTGGTGGCCGGCTGCGCGCAGCGACACGTTCGCGATCGGCGACGCCGCCTACGCGGCCTACGACTGA
- a CDS encoding UbiH/UbiF/VisC/COQ6 family ubiquinone biosynthesis hydroxylase, producing the protein MTTSAPLAPAAAPFDADLAIIGAGPVGLALAGWLARRSATRALSVVLVDAREPSASADDPRAIAVSHGSRLLLEPLGWPADATPIEHIHVSQRGHFGRTLIDRDEHGVAALGYVARYGSLVDALARAVRGTPVRWMTSTQARAPRQDAGGVSVTLAAPDGERELRVRALVNAEGGLFQGGTGDALDGRHRRDYGQTAIVGTVSAAAPRPRTAWERFTPEGPLALLPLGGAGQADYALVWCCAPDEAARRAALPDAAFLSELGAAFGERMGRFTRVVGRASFPLGLVAAPTLVEGRIATVGNAAQTLHPVAGQGLNLGLRDAHTLADALSEHGATPLALAAFNLRRALDRRLTIGATDMLARLFTIDSRPLAALRGAALSALEFVPPLKTAIARQMMFGRRG; encoded by the coding sequence ATGACCACCTCCGCTCCGCTTGCGCCCGCCGCCGCACCGTTCGACGCCGACCTCGCGATCATCGGCGCCGGCCCGGTCGGGCTCGCGCTGGCCGGCTGGCTGGCGCGCCGCAGCGCGACCCGCGCGCTGTCGGTCGTGCTGGTCGATGCGCGCGAGCCGTCGGCCAGCGCCGACGACCCGCGCGCGATCGCCGTCTCGCACGGCAGCCGGCTCCTGCTCGAGCCGCTCGGCTGGCCGGCCGACGCGACGCCGATCGAACACATCCACGTCTCGCAGCGCGGCCACTTCGGCCGCACGCTGATCGACCGCGACGAACACGGCGTGGCCGCGCTCGGCTACGTCGCGCGCTACGGCTCGCTGGTGGACGCGCTGGCACGCGCCGTGCGCGGCACGCCGGTGCGCTGGATGACCTCGACCCAGGCGCGCGCGCCGCGCCAGGACGCCGGCGGCGTGAGCGTGACGCTCGCGGCGCCCGACGGCGAACGCGAGCTGCGCGTGCGCGCGCTCGTCAACGCCGAGGGTGGGCTGTTCCAGGGCGGCACGGGCGACGCGCTCGATGGCCGCCACCGCCGCGACTACGGGCAAACCGCGATCGTCGGCACCGTCAGCGCCGCCGCGCCGCGCCCGCGCACCGCCTGGGAGCGTTTCACGCCCGAGGGGCCGCTCGCGCTGCTGCCGCTCGGCGGCGCGGGCCAGGCCGACTACGCGCTGGTCTGGTGCTGCGCGCCCGACGAGGCCGCGCGGCGCGCGGCACTGCCCGACGCGGCGTTCCTGAGCGAGCTCGGCGCGGCCTTCGGCGAGCGCATGGGGCGCTTCACGCGCGTCGTCGGCCGCGCCTCGTTCCCGCTCGGGCTGGTGGCCGCGCCGACGCTCGTCGAGGGCCGCATCGCCACGGTCGGCAACGCGGCGCAGACGCTGCATCCGGTGGCGGGCCAGGGCCTGAACCTCGGGCTGCGCGACGCGCACACGCTGGCCGACGCGCTTTCCGAACACGGCGCGACGCCGCTCGCGCTGGCCGCCTTCAACCTGCGCCGCGCGCTCGACCGGCGCCTCACGATCGGCGCGACCGATATGCTCGCGCGCCTGTTTACGATCGACTCGCGCCCGCTCGCGGCGCTGCGCGGCGCGGCGCTGAGCGCGCTCGAATTCGTGCCGCCGCTGAAGACGGCGATCGCGCGCCAGATGATGTTCGGCCGGCGCGGCTGA
- a CDS encoding glutathione S-transferase family protein produces MMKLIGSLSSPYVRKARVVLAEKKIDYKLELENVWGADTAIHAANPLGKVPCLVMEDGAAVFDSRVICEYVDTLSPVGKLIPGSGRERLEVRCWEALGDGLLDAAVAIRIEHVQRTPEQRSEAWIARQQRKIDDALVAMSQGLGGKPWCVGTHYTLADIALGCALGYLEFRMPELGWRERHPNLDKHYAKLLQRPSFADTVLQD; encoded by the coding sequence ATGATGAAGCTAATCGGTTCACTGAGCAGCCCGTATGTGCGCAAGGCGCGCGTCGTGCTCGCCGAAAAGAAGATCGACTACAAGTTGGAACTCGAGAACGTGTGGGGGGCGGACACCGCGATTCATGCCGCGAATCCGCTCGGCAAGGTGCCGTGTCTCGTGATGGAGGACGGTGCGGCGGTGTTCGATTCGCGCGTGATCTGCGAATACGTCGACACGCTGTCGCCGGTCGGCAAGCTGATTCCCGGCTCGGGCCGCGAGCGGCTGGAGGTGCGGTGCTGGGAGGCGCTCGGCGACGGCCTGCTCGACGCCGCGGTGGCGATCCGCATCGAGCACGTGCAGCGCACTCCGGAGCAGCGCAGCGAGGCCTGGATCGCGCGCCAGCAGCGCAAGATCGACGACGCGCTGGTGGCCATGTCGCAAGGCCTCGGCGGCAAGCCGTGGTGCGTCGGCACGCACTATACGCTGGCCGACATCGCGCTCGGCTGCGCGCTCGGCTATCTCGAGTTCCGGATGCCCGAACTCGGCTGGCGCGAGCGCCACCCGAACCTCGACAAGCACTACGCGAAGCTGCTGCAGCGGCCGTCGTTCGCCGACACGGTGCTGCAGGACTGA
- a CDS encoding Re/Si-specific NAD(P)(+) transhydrogenase subunit alpha produces MLIGVPAETRANEARVAATPETIKKYVAAGHAVTVERGAGAAASYPDEAYAAAGATLGERAAAFGAEIVLKVQAPEPAELPLLKRGAVLVGMLEPFDAAQAQRLAAAGVTGFALEAAPRTTRAQSLDVLSSQANIAGYRAVLVAASLYPRFLPMLMTAAGTVKAARVLVLGAGVAGLQAIATAKRLGAVIEASDVRPAVKEQIESLGAKFLDVPFETDEEREAAQGTGGYARPMPPSWLARQAALVHERAKQADIVITTALIPGRPAPTLIAAETVAAMKPGAVLVDLAAGRGAEVDGTGRRGGNCPLTVADQVVVAHGVTIAGHTNLAAQVPADASALYARNLADFLKLIIGPDGALRIDPADDIVAATLLCRDGEVLRK; encoded by the coding sequence ATGCTGATCGGAGTGCCCGCCGAGACGAGGGCGAACGAGGCGCGCGTTGCCGCGACGCCGGAAACCATCAAGAAATACGTGGCGGCCGGCCACGCCGTGACGGTCGAACGCGGCGCCGGCGCCGCCGCCAGTTACCCCGACGAGGCCTATGCCGCGGCCGGGGCGACGCTCGGCGAGCGCGCGGCCGCGTTCGGTGCCGAGATCGTGCTGAAGGTGCAGGCGCCGGAGCCGGCCGAGCTGCCGCTGCTCAAGCGCGGCGCCGTGCTGGTCGGCATGCTCGAGCCGTTCGACGCCGCCCAGGCCCAGCGGCTCGCGGCGGCCGGCGTGACGGGCTTCGCGCTCGAGGCCGCGCCGCGCACCACGCGCGCGCAGAGCCTCGACGTGCTGTCCTCGCAGGCCAACATCGCCGGCTACAGGGCGGTGCTGGTGGCGGCCTCGCTCTACCCGCGCTTCCTGCCGATGCTGATGACCGCCGCAGGCACCGTCAAGGCCGCCCGCGTGCTGGTGCTGGGCGCTGGCGTGGCGGGGCTGCAGGCGATCGCCACCGCCAAGCGGCTGGGCGCCGTGATCGAGGCGTCCGACGTGCGGCCGGCCGTGAAGGAGCAGATCGAATCGCTCGGCGCGAAGTTCCTCGACGTGCCGTTCGAGACCGACGAGGAGCGCGAGGCCGCGCAGGGCACCGGCGGCTACGCGCGGCCGATGCCGCCTTCATGGCTGGCGCGCCAGGCCGCGCTCGTGCACGAGCGCGCCAAGCAGGCCGACATCGTGATCACCACCGCGCTGATTCCGGGGCGCCCGGCGCCCACGCTGATCGCTGCCGAGACGGTGGCGGCCATGAAGCCGGGCGCGGTGCTGGTCGATCTGGCCGCCGGCCGCGGCGCCGAGGTGGACGGCACCGGCCGGCGCGGCGGCAACTGCCCGCTCACCGTCGCCGACCAGGTGGTGGTCGCGCACGGCGTGACGATCGCCGGCCACACCAATCTCGCCGCCCAGGTGCCGGCCGACGCCTCGGCGCTCTACGCGCGCAATCTGGCCGACTTCCTGAAGCTCATCATCGGCCCGGACGGCGCGCTGCGGATCGACCCGGCCGACGACATCGTCGCCGCGACGCTGCTCTGCCGCGACGGCGAAGTGCTGCGCAAATAA
- the mnmA gene encoding tRNA 2-thiouridine(34) synthase MnmA, whose protein sequence is MKKQRVVVGMSGGVDSSVTAWLLKEQGYDVVGLFMKNWEDDDDGEYCSTRQDWIDVVSVADLIGIDVEAVNFAAEYKDRVFAEFLREYSAGRTPNPDVLCNAEIKFKAFLDHAMSLGAETIATGHYARVRERDGRFELLKALDQTKDQSYFLHRLNQAQLSKTRFPLGEMPKTQVREIAARIGLPNAKKKDSTGICFIGERPFRDFLNRYLPTRPGPMRTPDGRRVGEHIGLAFYTFGQRKGIGLGGSRDGSGEPWFVAGKDIASNTLYVAQGHDHPWLLSHELVAGNVSWVAGEPPADGFVCGAKTRYRQADSACSFARAKAGEAGEPRFSLAFDAPQWAVTPGQSAVLYDGEVCLGGGIIETVATSQPGSAAALAAALGSAAEPLAGSLAR, encoded by the coding sequence ATGAAGAAGCAACGTGTCGTGGTCGGCATGTCGGGCGGTGTCGATTCGTCGGTCACCGCGTGGCTGCTGAAGGAGCAGGGTTACGACGTGGTCGGCCTGTTCATGAAGAACTGGGAAGACGACGACGACGGCGAATACTGCTCGACGCGCCAGGACTGGATCGACGTGGTGTCGGTGGCCGACCTGATCGGCATCGACGTCGAGGCCGTGAACTTCGCCGCCGAATACAAGGACCGCGTGTTCGCCGAGTTCCTGCGCGAATACTCGGCCGGCCGCACGCCGAACCCCGACGTGCTGTGCAACGCCGAGATCAAGTTCAAGGCGTTCCTCGACCACGCGATGTCGCTCGGCGCCGAGACCATCGCCACCGGCCACTACGCGCGGGTGCGCGAACGCGACGGACGCTTCGAGCTGCTGAAGGCGCTCGACCAGACCAAGGATCAATCCTATTTCCTGCACCGGCTGAACCAGGCGCAGCTCTCGAAAACGCGCTTCCCGCTAGGCGAGATGCCGAAGACGCAGGTGCGCGAGATCGCGGCGCGGATCGGCCTGCCGAACGCGAAGAAGAAGGATTCGACCGGCATCTGCTTCATCGGCGAGCGGCCGTTCCGCGACTTCCTGAACCGCTACCTGCCGACCCGGCCGGGCCCGATGAGGACGCCCGACGGCAGGCGCGTGGGCGAGCACATCGGCCTCGCGTTCTACACCTTCGGCCAGCGCAAGGGCATCGGCCTGGGCGGCAGCCGGGACGGCAGCGGCGAGCCGTGGTTCGTGGCCGGCAAGGACATCGCCTCGAACACGCTCTATGTGGCGCAGGGACACGACCACCCGTGGCTGCTGTCGCACGAGCTGGTGGCCGGCAACGTCAGCTGGGTGGCCGGCGAGCCGCCCGCCGACGGTTTCGTCTGCGGCGCCAAGACGCGCTACCGGCAGGCCGACTCGGCCTGCTCGTTCGCGCGCGCGAAGGCCGGCGAGGCGGGCGAGCCGCGCTTCTCGCTCGCCTTCGACGCGCCGCAATGGGCCGTCACGCCCGGCCAGTCGGCCGTGCTCTACGACGGCGAGGTCTGCCTCGGCGGCGGCATCATCGAGACGGTCGCGACCAGCCAGCCGGGCTCGGCCGCCGCACTGGCCGCGGCGCTCGGCAGCGCGGCCGAGCCGCTCGCGGGCAGCCTTGCGCGCTGA
- a CDS encoding NUDIX hydrolase yields MKSELWTPHVTVAAIVERAGRFLLIEEHTSAGLRLNQPAGHLEAGETLAQAVIRETLEETAHPFAPEALVGVYQTHFERPGKGGATYLRFTFCGSAGEAVAGRALDAGIVRTLWMTADELRAVPERHRTPAVMQCIDDYLAGRRVPLAFIHTHSVAPDRATPDHQAVSK; encoded by the coding sequence ATGAAATCCGAACTCTGGACTCCGCACGTGACGGTGGCCGCGATCGTCGAGCGCGCCGGGCGTTTCCTCCTGATCGAGGAACACACGTCGGCGGGCCTGCGCCTGAACCAGCCGGCCGGGCATCTCGAGGCCGGCGAGACGCTCGCCCAGGCCGTGATCCGCGAGACGCTCGAGGAAACCGCGCATCCGTTCGCGCCCGAGGCGCTGGTGGGCGTCTACCAGACGCACTTCGAGCGGCCGGGCAAGGGCGGCGCGACCTACCTGCGCTTCACGTTCTGCGGCAGCGCGGGCGAGGCGGTGGCCGGGCGCGCGCTCGATGCCGGCATCGTGCGCACGCTGTGGATGACCGCCGACGAGCTGCGCGCGGTACCCGAGCGGCACCGCACGCCGGCCGTGATGCAGTGCATCGACGATTACCTCGCCGGCCGCCGCGTGCCGCTGGCGTTCATTCATACGCATTCCGTCGCGCCCGATCGCGCGACGCCCGATCATCAGGCTGTCAGCAAATGA
- a CDS encoding VOC family protein, producing MTSTAAQTTATPAAHAPRTLAWFSIPVLDLDRATRFYESMLDTTLRREISGGVPMAMFGAAGAKASDGGLVQDPHGSTPGTAGALVYLNAHASVSAALERARRAGGAWPPRSSWPNGCRYRRARSIATSATCSCRACRSRARRGSATA from the coding sequence ATGACCTCGACCGCCGCCCAGACCACCGCCACCCCGGCCGCCCACGCCCCGCGCACGCTCGCCTGGTTCAGCATTCCCGTCCTCGATCTCGATCGGGCCACGCGCTTTTACGAATCGATGCTCGACACGACGCTGCGGCGCGAGATCTCGGGCGGCGTGCCGATGGCGATGTTCGGTGCCGCCGGCGCCAAGGCCAGCGACGGCGGCCTCGTGCAGGACCCGCACGGCAGCACGCCGGGCACGGCCGGCGCGCTCGTCTACCTGAACGCGCACGCATCGGTGTCGGCCGCGCTCGAACGCGCGCGGCGCGCGGGCGGCGCCTGGCCACCGCGCAGCAGCTGGCCGAATGGCTGTCGGTATCGCCGCGCACGGTCTATCGCGACGTCCGCGACCTGCAGCTGTCGGGCGTGCCGATCGAGGGCGAGGCGGGGATCGGCTACCGCCTGA
- a CDS encoding aminopeptidase P N-terminal domain-containing protein, with protein MNAPTDTCLVPDVYRQRRARVLAALRATGGGVAIVPTAPQALRNRDADYPYRHDSYFYYLTGFSEPDALLVLDANAADGAPQSILFCRAKHPEREIWEGFHYGPDGARDAFGFDAAFASDALDTEMPRLLADAGALHYRFGASAEFERRLAGWLEAVRAKSRAGVAAPASAHDLTPLLDEMRIVKDAHEQAIMRRAAVISASAHRRAMAVTRPGIREYEIEAELLHEFRRHGAAGPAYGSIVAAGANACVLHYPAGNAVARDGDLILIDAACELEGYASDITRTFPANGRFSGPQRALYDIVLAAQAAAAAATRPGAAFEAPHEAAVRVLAQGLLDTGIVPKSRFASVDDVVAERAYARFYMHRTGHWLGMDVHDCGDYRERGAARDAQGALPWRTLREGMALTIEPGLYVRAADDVPARFHDIGIRIEDDAFVTAAGCELITRDVPVDADEIEALMRDAHGTSGPSGTTPPARP; from the coding sequence ATGAACGCGCCGACCGATACCTGCCTCGTCCCCGACGTCTACCGCCAGCGCCGCGCGCGCGTGCTCGCCGCCTTGCGCGCGACGGGCGGCGGCGTCGCGATCGTCCCCACCGCGCCCCAGGCGCTGCGCAACCGCGATGCCGATTATCCGTATCGGCACGACAGCTACTTCTATTACCTGACCGGCTTCAGCGAGCCCGACGCGCTGCTCGTGCTCGATGCGAACGCCGCCGACGGCGCGCCGCAATCGATCCTGTTCTGTCGTGCGAAGCATCCCGAGCGCGAGATCTGGGAAGGCTTCCACTATGGGCCGGACGGCGCGCGCGACGCGTTCGGCTTCGATGCCGCGTTCGCCAGCGACGCGCTCGACACCGAGATGCCGCGGCTCCTCGCCGATGCCGGCGCGCTTCATTACCGCTTCGGCGCGTCGGCCGAGTTCGAGCGCCGGCTCGCGGGCTGGCTCGAGGCGGTGCGCGCGAAGAGCCGGGCCGGCGTCGCCGCGCCGGCCTCCGCGCACGATCTCACGCCGCTGCTCGACGAGATGCGCATCGTCAAGGACGCCCACGAGCAGGCGATCATGCGCCGCGCCGCCGTGATCTCCGCGAGCGCGCACCGGCGCGCGATGGCGGTGACGCGGCCGGGCATCCGCGAATACGAGATCGAGGCCGAACTGCTCCACGAATTCCGCCGCCACGGCGCGGCCGGCCCCGCCTACGGCTCGATCGTCGCGGCCGGCGCGAACGCCTGCGTGCTGCACTATCCGGCCGGCAACGCGGTGGCGCGCGACGGCGATCTGATCCTGATCGACGCGGCCTGCGAACTGGAAGGCTACGCCTCCGACATCACGCGCACGTTTCCCGCCAACGGCCGCTTCTCCGGCCCGCAGCGTGCGCTCTACGACATCGTGCTCGCCGCGCAGGCCGCGGCTGCGGCCGCCACGCGGCCCGGCGCGGCATTCGAGGCGCCGCACGAGGCCGCCGTGCGCGTGCTCGCGCAAGGGCTGCTCGACACCGGCATCGTGCCGAAGTCGCGCTTCGCGAGCGTCGACGACGTCGTGGCCGAGCGCGCCTACGCGCGCTTCTACATGCACCGCACCGGCCACTGGCTCGGCATGGACGTCCACGACTGCGGCGACTACCGCGAGCGCGGCGCCGCGCGCGACGCGCAGGGCGCGCTGCCATGGCGCACGCTGCGCGAGGGCATGGCGCTGACGATCGAGCCGGGCCTCTACGTGCGCGCGGCCGACGACGTGCCGGCCCGATTCCACGATATCGGCATCCGCATCGAGGACGACGCATTCGTCACCGCCGCCGGCTGCGAACTGATCACGCGCGACGTGCCGGTGGACGCCGACGAGATCGAGGCGCTGATGCGCGACGCGCACGGCACCTCGGGCCCGTCCGGCACTACGCCGCCGGCGCGGCCGTGA